Part of the Armatimonadota bacterium genome, GCGTCAGGACCCGCCCGCACGCCGACGCGGGTCATGCTAGCACGTGGCCCCCCGAGCGTCAACCGGCAGGCGTTCGCCGAGACCCCATGGAGATCGTGGCGCCGCGACCACCGCGTCCGCTCATCCCGCTCGCGTGGTTCGACACGCGTCTCCTCTCGAGCCCCACCGCGCCGCAGACGTTCGCGCGCCGGTCATGCCGCCCGCACGGCGACGGCCTTGGCGGGATCGACCCGGACCCCCGGTCCCATGGTCGACGACAGGGTCAGGGACCGAATGTACTGCCCCTTGGCCGCTGCCGGTCGCGCCCGGATGACGGCCTCCAGCAGGGCGCCCAGGTTCTCCAACAACTGCGCCTCGCTGAACCGCGCCTTGCCGATCGGGACGTGGATGATGCCGGTCTTGTCCAGCCGGAACTCGATCTTGCCCGCCTTGATCTCCCGCACCGCCCGCGCCAGGTCGAACGTGACGGTGCCTGCCTTGGGGTTGGGCATCAGGCCGCGGGGGCCCAGGATCCGGCCCAGCCGGCCCACCAGGCTCATGACGTCGGGCGTGGCCACGGCGACGTCGAAGTCGAGCCATCCGCCCTGGATCTTCTCCACCAGGTCTTCGGCGCCGACGATGTCGGCGCCGGCGGCCTCGGCCTCCTTGGCCTTCTCCCCCTTGGCGAAGACCAGCACGCGCACGGTCTTGCCGGTCCCATGGGGCAGGACCACGGTCCCCCGCACCTGCTGGTCGGCTTGCTTGGGGTCGACGCCGAGCCGGATGTGGGCCTCGACCGTCTCGTCGAACTTGGCCGTGGCCGTCGCCTTCACCAGGCGCACCGCCTCCTCGGGCCCGTACAGCCGACGGGCCTCCACCTGCTTGGCCGCCGTGATGTACCGCTTGCCGTGCCGCTTCATGCGTCCCTCCTGGCGGTCCGTCCGGCGCCCGGGGCACCTCCCGCCCTGCCGACCGCGTCCGGCTGGCCTAGCCGACCACCTCGAGCCCCATAGAGCGCGCCGTGCCCTCGATCATGCGCATCGCCGCCTCGAGGGTGGAGGCGTTGAGATCGGGCATCTTGCGTTCGGCGATCTCGCGGATCTGCTGCCGGGTGACCCGGCCCACCTTGGTCTTGTTAGGCTCGCCCGACCCCTTCTCCAGCCCGGCCGCCTGCTTGAGCAGGACCGACGCCGGCGGCGTCTTGGTGACGAAGGTGAACGTCCGGTCGGCATAGACGGTGATCTCGACCGGCACGATCGTCCCCGCCATCTTGGCCGTCCGCTCGTTGTAGGCCTTGCAGAACTCCATGATGTTGACGCCGTGCTGCCCGAGCGCAGGCCCCACCGGCGGCGCAGGCGTCGCCTTCCCGGCCGGAATCTGGAGCTTCACCACCGCCACGACCTTCTTCGCCATCGCGCACCCTCACTCGCCGGGTCCCACCTAGAGCTTCTCCACCTGCCCGAAGTCCAGCTCCACGGGCGTCTCGCGCCCGAAGATGGAGACCAGCACCCGGACCTTCTCCTTCTCCATCATGATCTCGTCCACCACGCCGGTGAAGTCCATGAACGGCCCCGACGTGATCCGGACCGGCGAGCCCTTCTGATAGGTGATGCGGTACTTGGGCGTCTCGTCCCGCAGCTGGCGCAGGAGCTGGCGCACCTCGCGATCCTCCAGCGGGATGGGGCGCGTGCCCGAGCCCACGAACCCCGTGACGCCCGGGGTGTTGCGGATCACGTACCAGGTGTCGTTCTCCAGCTCACCCTTCTCGTCGACCAGCACCTCGACCAGCACGTAGCCCGGGAAGATCTTTCGGTCGACCTCGCGCCGCTTCCCGGCCTTGATCTCCTTCTCCTTCTCGGTGGGGATCAGGACCTGGAAGATCTTCTCCTTCATCCCCATGGAGGCGATCCGGCGTTCGAGGTTCGACTTCACCTTGGCCTCGTACCCCGAGTAGGTGTGGATCACGAACCACTTGCGCCGGGGGTCGCGGGGGGTCGTGACGTCCTCCGCCTCGACAGCGGGCTCCTCGGCCTTGACCGGCTCGTCGGCGAACAGCTCCTTGACGATGTCTTCCGCTCGCTGCGACATGGCCTACACCGGCGGCGCCACCAGGTAGCGCTTGATGAGCCACGTGTACACGTAGTCGAAGATCCCCAGGTAGACCGCCGTGACGAGGAGCACCACGAGCACCACCAGCGTCATGCTCACGAGCTCCCGGCGGGACGGCCACTCGACCCGTCCGAGCTCCACCCAGACCTCGTGCAGGTACCGGCTGATGCGTTCCACGACGGCGGGCGCCCCGCGCACCGCAGGAAACCGGAGCGTGCGGGCAGCGGGGCGCGGTGCCACCTTTGCATCGGACGTTCGAGCCATGGCCGCTCCTCTGGCGTTCGGGGCAAAAAAAAAGACACCAACGCCGCGCGTTCACCGCCATTATAACAGTCCACCGTGCCCTGTCAACGACGCGGCAGGGCTCGCGACAGGCCCGCACCGCACCGCCGCCCACCGTGTCGCCGTCGCCGCGGACGCCGTCCAGGACTCCGGGGCCAGCCGGGCGACGATCACCCGCCGGCGTCATCTGGAACCCTGCGGCCTGCGCCCGGCCGTCGACCCGTCGGGGCCGCCGTGCACGCTCACCGGGGACCCAGCAGGCGCGCGGCCAGGAGCCGGACGACGCAGTCGAGGGCCTCACTCGCGAGCGGGGACCCGGCGCAGCCGATCTCCTCCTCGAACAGCTTCAGGCGCGTGGCCACATCCAGGACACGGAAGTCGATGGCTGCTTTGGCGTCGTCGCCGTCCTCCCCCACGCGCAGACGGCCGACGCGCCCCTGCTCGAGCCGGACGACCCGGCCCGTGAGGATGGCGTCAGCACCCAGACGCCTGGCCAGCGCGATGCTGCGCGACGGACTGATCAGGTCTGCTGGGGTCACGCCCTCGCTGGCCATGGCAGCGCTGACGGCCACGGGCCCGAGGACCTGGAACGGAGCGCGGCGCAGTAGCACGGCCAGGCGGTCGGCCGCAGCGGCGGTGAGCCACCGCGTGGGCGGATCCTCGTTGAGGAACGGCGCCACGGCCAGCACGCGCACCCGCGACAGGTCCGGACCGGGCATGCCGCCGGTCGCGGCCGGCCGCGGCGCGCTCACTGCCGCGAGTGCCGCCAACCCGGCCACGGTGCCGACCCTGGCCAGCCGGCGCCATGCGTCGCGCATCGTGCGCTGCGACCTCCCCGTCGCGCCTACGGCTTGAACACTGCCAGCCCGACGATCGCCAGCGCCAGGGCACCGCCCGCCAGGCCCAGCCGCAGCTGGCGCCGCGCCAGCGCCGGAACCTGGGCTGCGGACCGCCGGCCCGACGCGTGCAGGGCCGCGACCAGCATGCGCAGGGCGGGCCGCTGGCCGCCGAACAACAGCACCAGCCCCGCTAGGACGAGCACCACCTTCACGACGAGCCAGGCCGGCGGCGCCCCGGGCCAGTCCTGAACGGCCACGAGGCCGATCCCCGTGGCCACGGTCAGGAGCACTGCGGGCGCAATCACCCGATCGAGCAACCAGACCGTGGTCTCGGCGACGAAGATCATCAGGGAGGGCTGGCCGCTGCGGCGCGCCCGCGCACCCCACAGGCCAAACAGCGCGCCACCGCCGACCCAGACGATGACCCCGAGCAGGTGCAGGTACAGTAGCGTCTCGCGCACAACCGGCCTCCGGTGGCAGCGCAGCGGCGACCTGGCAGGGGCGGAGGGACTCGAACCCCCAACACCCGGTTTTGGAGACCGGTGCTCTGCCAAGTTGAGCTACGCCCCTGCGTTCACCCCTGATTATAGGAACGCGCCCCTGCCCCTGCAACGCCTCAGCCGGCACGCCCGCGGGCGCTCCGACGACAGCACCGACCACCCGTTGAGGAACCACCCCCTGCCGCGCCCGAGCCACGGTGCCGACGCGCGCTGTGCGCAACAACCGCCCCCGGCAAGGGTGGCACATCCGCGCGGCCGGCGGGCGTCCGCGCACGGTTGCGGCGCACAGCGGAGCCACGGCGTGGCATCCGCGTGCCATCCCCGCCGGCGGCGCCGCCTGCCGCTTCGTACACGCGTGTGGCGACAGGAAGCCACCCGGGCCATGGCCAACTGCGATACGGCGAGGCCGCCGGTCGTCGTATGGACGGCAGGGCCCGACGCTGTCCACTGGTGCGCACATCGATGCCCTACACCGCCGAGTTGCTCCACATCCCGCCCCTCCTGCGCGGCGAGGCGCCAGGTGTGATCACCCGGGTGACGCCCGCACAGGCGGGATGGCGCCTGCTGACGGTCGAGGTGCGGCGGCTCCACGCCGGCGGGCGGTGGACGATGTCCACCGGGGAGCAGGAGGCGGTGCTGGTGGTCCTGGGCGGGCAGGGCGCGGTGACGTCCAACCGGGGAGCCTGGCCGCGGCTCGGTGCGCGCCCCAACGTCTTCGCGGGCATGCCCCACGCCCTCTACCTGCCGCGCCGGACCGACGTGGAGATCGAGGCGGTCAGCCCTGTGCTGGAGGTCGCCTGCGGATGGGCGCCGACCGACCGGGACTACCCGCCGCGGCTCGTCACCCCGGCCGAGGTCCAGGTCGAACTGCGCGGCGGAGCCAACGCCTCGCGGCAGATCCACACCATCGTCCCGCCCGGCTTCCCGTGCCATCGCCTGGTCTGCGTCGAGGTGTACACGCCGGGCGGGAACTGGAGCAGCTACCCACCCCACAAGCACGACGTCCACCGCGAGGCGCCGGATGGGGCCCTGCTCGAAGCGGATCTCGAGGAGGTGTACTACTACCGCTTCGACCGTCCAGAGGGGTTCGCGCTGCAACGCGTCTACACCGCCGACGGCACCCTTGACGCCGCGGTCGTCGCCCGGGACCACGACATCGTCCTGGTGCCCGAAGGCTACCATCCCGTATGCGCGGCCTTCGGATACACGTGCTACTACCTGAACTTCCTGGCAGGCTCGGCGCAGTCGCTGGCCAACAGCGAAGACCCGGCGCACGCGTGGGTCAAGACCCTCTGGACGAGCAGCGATCCGCGCCTGCCCATCG contains:
- the rplA gene encoding 50S ribosomal protein L1: MKRHGKRYITAAKQVEARRLYGPEEAVRLVKATATAKFDETVEAHIRLGVDPKQADQQVRGTVVLPHGTGKTVRVLVFAKGEKAKEAEAAGADIVGAEDLVEKIQGGWLDFDVAVATPDVMSLVGRLGRILGPRGLMPNPKAGTVTFDLARAVREIKAGKIEFRLDKTGIIHVPIGKARFSEAQLLENLGALLEAVIRARPAAAKGQYIRSLTLSSTMGPGVRVDPAKAVAVRAA
- the rplK gene encoding 50S ribosomal protein L11; amino-acid sequence: MAKKVVAVVKLQIPAGKATPAPPVGPALGQHGVNIMEFCKAYNERTAKMAGTIVPVEITVYADRTFTFVTKTPPASVLLKQAAGLEKGSGEPNKTKVGRVTRQQIREIAERKMPDLNASTLEAAMRMIEGTARSMGLEVVG
- the nusG gene encoding transcription termination/antitermination protein NusG, whose translation is MSQRAEDIVKELFADEPVKAEEPAVEAEDVTTPRDPRRKWFVIHTYSGYEAKVKSNLERRIASMGMKEKIFQVLIPTEKEKEIKAGKRREVDRKIFPGYVLVEVLVDEKGELENDTWYVIRNTPGVTGFVGSGTRPIPLEDREVRQLLRQLRDETPKYRITYQKGSPVRITSGPFMDFTGVVDEIMMEKEKVRVLVSIFGRETPVELDFGQVEKL
- the secE gene encoding preprotein translocase subunit SecE, with amino-acid sequence MARTSDAKVAPRPAARTLRFPAVRGAPAVVERISRYLHEVWVELGRVEWPSRRELVSMTLVVLVVLLVTAVYLGIFDYVYTWLIKRYLVAPPV
- a CDS encoding DUF2269 family protein; this encodes MRETLLYLHLLGVIVWVGGGALFGLWGARARRSGQPSLMIFVAETTVWLLDRVIAPAVLLTVATGIGLVAVQDWPGAPPAWLVVKVVLVLAGLVLLFGGQRPALRMLVAALHASGRRSAAQVPALARRQLRLGLAGGALALAIVGLAVFKP
- the iolB gene encoding 5-deoxy-glucuronate isomerase, which codes for MPYTAELLHIPPLLRGEAPGVITRVTPAQAGWRLLTVEVRRLHAGGRWTMSTGEQEAVLVVLGGQGAVTSNRGAWPRLGARPNVFAGMPHALYLPRRTDVEIEAVSPVLEVACGWAPTDRDYPPRLVTPAEVQVELRGGANASRQIHTIVPPGFPCHRLVCVEVYTPGGNWSSYPPHKHDVHREAPDGALLEADLEEVYYYRFDRPEGFALQRVYTADGTLDAAVVARDHDIVLVPEGYHPVCAAFGYTCYYLNFLAGSAQSLANSEDPAHAWVKTLWTSSDPRLPIVPASGT